A window of Auraticoccus monumenti contains these coding sequences:
- a CDS encoding aminotransferase class I/II-fold pyridoxal phosphate-dependent enzyme, protein MGLADLDQQQLDALAAGTTQAYAELQERGLSLDLTRGKPSAAQLDLSDELLTLPGAGRSRAADGTDVRNYGGQKGLPEIRAIFAELLGVEVDQLLAGDNSSLSLMHDTISWAVLHGVPGGDGPWFGRGVKFICPVPGYDRHFSILSSLGIEMVPVALGEHGPDVAEIAALVAADESIKGIWVVPTYANPTGAVYDEATTRALLEMPAAPDFRVFWDNAYALHHLTDTEHPPLDVLGLAEQAGHPDRVLVFASTSKISYAGAGVSFLASSPANLTWYLDHAAKRSIGPDKLNHLRHALWFRDADGVRRVMRRHRELLEPKFALVRAELERRLGGLGIASWTEPEGGYFVSLDVPDGTASRVVALARAAGIALTPAGASFPGGHDPRDRNIRIAPSFPPEAELAVAMEGLTTCVLLAALEQQGVVEV, encoded by the coding sequence ATGGGTCTGGCAGACCTCGACCAGCAGCAGCTCGACGCCCTGGCGGCGGGCACCACGCAGGCCTACGCCGAGCTGCAGGAGCGCGGGCTGTCCCTCGACCTCACCCGTGGCAAGCCCTCGGCGGCCCAGCTGGACCTCTCCGACGAGCTGCTGACGCTGCCGGGCGCCGGGAGGTCCCGCGCCGCCGACGGCACCGACGTGCGCAACTACGGCGGCCAGAAGGGTCTGCCCGAGATCCGCGCCATCTTCGCCGAGCTGCTCGGGGTCGAGGTGGACCAGCTGCTGGCGGGGGACAACTCCAGCCTGTCGCTGATGCACGACACCATCTCCTGGGCCGTGCTGCACGGCGTCCCCGGCGGTGACGGCCCCTGGTTCGGGCGGGGCGTGAAGTTCATCTGCCCGGTCCCCGGCTACGACCGGCACTTCTCGATCCTCTCCTCACTGGGCATCGAGATGGTGCCGGTGGCCCTCGGCGAGCACGGTCCGGACGTGGCCGAGATCGCCGCCCTGGTCGCCGCCGACGAGTCCATCAAGGGCATCTGGGTGGTCCCCACCTACGCCAACCCCACCGGCGCGGTCTACGACGAGGCCACCACCCGGGCCCTGCTGGAGATGCCCGCCGCACCGGACTTCCGGGTGTTCTGGGACAACGCCTACGCGCTGCACCACCTGACCGACACCGAGCACCCCCCGCTGGACGTCCTGGGACTGGCCGAGCAGGCCGGTCACCCCGACCGGGTGCTGGTCTTCGCCTCCACCTCCAAGATCAGCTACGCCGGCGCCGGGGTGTCCTTCCTGGCCTCCAGCCCGGCCAACCTGACCTGGTACCTCGACCACGCCGCCAAGCGCTCCATCGGCCCGGACAAGCTCAACCACCTCCGCCACGCGCTGTGGTTCCGCGACGCCGACGGGGTGCGCCGGGTGATGCGGCGCCACCGCGAGCTGCTGGAGCCCAAGTTCGCCCTGGTCCGCGCCGAGCTGGAGCGCCGCCTGGGGGGCCTGGGCATCGCCAGCTGGACCGAGCCCGAGGGCGGGTACTTCGTCAGCCTGGACGTCCCCGACGGCACCGCCTCGCGGGTGGTGGCGCTGGCCCGTGCGGCGGGGATCGCGCTGACCCCGGCAGGGGCCTCGTTCCCCGGCGGTCACGACCCCCGTGACCGCAACATCCGGATCGCGCCCTCCTTCCCGCCGGAGGCCGAGCTGGCCGTGGCGATGGAGGGGCTGACCACCTGCGTGCTGCTCGCCGCGCTGGAGCAGCAGGGGGTCGTCGAGGTCTGA
- the secE gene encoding preprotein translocase subunit SecE, which produces MADEKSSDPTPGSDPASPREPEQVGGADALQPEGSDPAGTPGGDVPGGQLPGDGADDAPLADEPDDDTADDDTAAADRSHDGADRTAARAMTPDVPADEPTDDELRDGDEPTGPELAGVSASRRPVRRDRAQEGAGSGTELAPSKGRATRRRGEAEADATPGRTNPATFVNESVGELRKVVWPTAEQMRTYFVVVLVFVVFMITVVSSLDLLFGWALLQVFR; this is translated from the coding sequence GTGGCTGATGAGAAGAGCTCGGACCCGACCCCAGGGTCGGATCCGGCGTCTCCGCGTGAGCCGGAGCAGGTCGGTGGGGCCGACGCCCTCCAGCCGGAGGGGTCCGACCCGGCCGGCACGCCCGGCGGGGACGTCCCGGGCGGGCAGCTGCCGGGGGACGGCGCCGACGACGCCCCCCTGGCCGACGAGCCGGACGACGACACCGCGGACGACGACACCGCGGCCGCCGACCGGAGCCACGACGGCGCCGACCGCACCGCGGCCCGCGCCATGACCCCGGACGTCCCGGCCGACGAACCCACCGACGACGAGCTGCGCGACGGCGACGAGCCGACCGGGCCCGAGCTCGCCGGTGTGTCGGCGAGCCGGCGCCCCGTGCGCCGCGACCGGGCCCAGGAGGGTGCCGGTTCCGGCACCGAGCTCGCACCCAGCAAGGGACGGGCGACCCGCCGTCGTGGCGAGGCCGAGGCCGACGCCACCCCGGGGCGCACCAACCCGGCCACCTTCGTGAACGAGTCCGTCGGCGAGCTGCGCAAGGTGGTCTGGCCCACCGCGGAGCAGATGAGGACCTACTTCGTGGTCGTGCTCGTCTTCGTGGTCTTCATGATCACCGTGGTGAGCTCCCTCGACCTGCTCTTCGGCTGGGCCCTGCTGCAGGTGTTCCGCTGA
- the nusG gene encoding transcription termination/antitermination protein NusG, with translation MSENPTQDDQAEVDIDLGSPEQSGEEVELDLGDFTSEQGTDDGAGIDLDFGSEDEAAEPGVDLDFGTDEDETADEDEDEPADEGPDVGEEARVALRAELESKFGEWYVVHTYSGMENRVQQNLENRVQSLNMEDYIFEVVVPTEEVVEIRNGAKKQVRRTVLPGYVLVRMELTDESWATVRHTPSVTGFVGHATSPVPLSLDEVEKMLAPSVMAAAVAASDQPVKRKKKIEVADYEVGDSVMVTDGPFAGVHATITEINLNNQRLRALVEILGRETPVDLTFPQISKV, from the coding sequence GTGTCTGAGAACCCGACCCAGGACGACCAGGCCGAGGTCGACATCGACCTCGGTTCGCCGGAGCAGTCCGGCGAGGAGGTCGAGCTGGACCTCGGCGACTTCACCTCCGAGCAGGGCACCGACGACGGAGCCGGCATCGACCTCGACTTCGGCAGCGAGGACGAGGCCGCCGAGCCCGGGGTCGACCTCGACTTCGGCACCGACGAGGACGAGACCGCCGACGAGGACGAGGACGAGCCCGCCGACGAGGGGCCCGACGTGGGCGAGGAGGCGCGGGTCGCCCTGCGCGCCGAGCTCGAGTCGAAGTTCGGCGAGTGGTACGTCGTGCACACCTACTCCGGCATGGAGAACCGCGTGCAGCAGAACCTCGAGAACCGGGTGCAGTCCCTCAACATGGAGGACTACATCTTCGAGGTGGTCGTCCCCACCGAGGAGGTGGTGGAGATCCGCAACGGCGCCAAGAAGCAGGTCCGCCGCACCGTCCTCCCCGGCTACGTGCTGGTCCGGATGGAGCTCACCGACGAGTCGTGGGCCACCGTGCGCCACACCCCGTCGGTCACCGGCTTCGTCGGGCACGCGACCTCCCCGGTCCCGCTCAGCCTCGACGAGGTGGAGAAGATGCTGGCCCCGTCGGTGATGGCTGCCGCGGTGGCCGCCTCCGACCAGCCGGTGAAGCGCAAGAAGAAGATCGAGGTCGCCGACTACGAGGTGGGCGACTCCGTCATGGTCACCGACGGCCCGTTCGCCGGCGTCCACGCCACGATCACCGAGATCAACCTCAACAACCAGCGTCTCCGGGCGCTGGTGGAGATCCTCGGCCGTGAGACCCCGGTGGACCTCACGTTCCCGCAGATCTCCAAGGTCTGA
- the rplK gene encoding 50S ribosomal protein L11 yields MPPKKKVAALVKVALNAGSATPAPPVGTALGPHGVNIMEFCKAYNAATESQRGNVIPVEITIYEDRSFTFITKTPPAAELIKKAAGLQKGSGVPHKEKVGRLTRDQVREIASTKLPDLNANDVEAAMKIVEGTARSMGVTVER; encoded by the coding sequence ATGCCTCCCAAGAAGAAAGTCGCCGCACTCGTCAAGGTGGCCCTGAACGCAGGGTCGGCGACGCCCGCACCGCCCGTCGGTACCGCTCTCGGTCCGCACGGCGTCAACATCATGGAGTTCTGCAAGGCCTACAACGCGGCCACGGAGTCCCAGCGCGGCAACGTCATCCCCGTCGAGATCACCATCTACGAGGACCGCAGCTTCACCTTCATCACCAAGACGCCGCCCGCGGCCGAGCTGATCAAGAAGGCTGCCGGCCTGCAGAAGGGTTCCGGCGTCCCGCACAAGGAGAAGGTCGGCCGGCTCACCCGCGACCAGGTCCGCGAGATCGCCAGCACCAAGCTGCCCGACCTCAACGCCAACGACGTCGAGGCCGCCATGAAGATCGTCGAGGGCACCGCGCGCTCGATGGGCGTCACCGTCGAGCGCTGA
- the rplA gene encoding 50S ribosomal protein L1, whose protein sequence is MKRSKTYEAAAAKVDADQLHAPGEALTLVKANASAKFDETVEVAMRLGVDPRKADQMVRGTVNLPNGTGKTARVLVFATGDRAEAAIAAGADEVGSDDLVEKIQGGYLDFDAVVATPDMMGKIGRLGRVLGPRGLMPNPKTGTVTVDVAKAVTDIKGGKIEFRVDRHANLQFIVGKVSFDQEKLQENYFAALDEVLRLKPSSSKGRYLRKITVSSTMSPGVLVDPNRVKPDTE, encoded by the coding sequence ATGAAGCGCAGCAAGACCTACGAAGCAGCGGCCGCCAAGGTCGACGCCGACCAGCTCCACGCCCCCGGGGAGGCCCTGACCCTGGTCAAGGCCAACGCCTCGGCCAAGTTCGACGAGACCGTCGAGGTCGCCATGCGTCTCGGTGTCGACCCCCGCAAGGCCGACCAGATGGTCCGTGGCACGGTCAACCTCCCCAACGGCACCGGCAAGACGGCACGGGTCCTCGTCTTCGCCACCGGTGACCGGGCGGAGGCGGCCATCGCCGCCGGCGCCGACGAGGTCGGCTCCGACGACCTGGTCGAGAAGATCCAGGGCGGCTACCTGGACTTCGACGCCGTCGTGGCCACCCCGGACATGATGGGCAAGATCGGCCGCCTGGGTCGGGTGCTGGGCCCGCGTGGCCTGATGCCCAACCCCAAGACCGGCACCGTGACCGTCGACGTCGCCAAGGCCGTCACCGACATCAAGGGCGGCAAGATCGAGTTCCGGGTCGACCGGCACGCGAACCTGCAGTTCATCGTGGGCAAGGTCTCCTTCGACCAGGAGAAGCTCCAGGAGAACTACTTCGCCGCCCTGGACGAGGTGCTCCGGCTCAAGCCGTCCAGCTCCAAGGGCCGCTACCTGCGGAAGATCACCGTGTCCTCGACCATGAGCCCCGGCGTCCTGGTCGACCCGAACCGGGTCAAGCCCGACACGGAGTGA